The following proteins come from a genomic window of Eulemur rufifrons isolate Redbay chromosome 24, OSU_ERuf_1, whole genome shotgun sequence:
- the LOC138374279 gene encoding transmembrane protease serine 11G-like: protein MLRDLPEGKGSEDVPCLTVLLVFNIQLSLKRPETLGRRKSSLKPWMIALIVTAIVLVLAIIIGLLIHFLAYDQKSHYYQASFQIPSIQYDPDFSVEHSTSGTDMKQKVNDEIDKIFQRSSLNHHYIKSHVINFRPSNDGLETDVLLKFTSNNVDTIKRQADNILHQTLNSNETFLKIDTSLPYLTVMNEEQAEHILNSCCGLGKELPSMERIADGVITKKGDWPWQASLQVEGVHICGASVISEEWLLTAAHCFDVYKNPRLWMASFGRTLNPSLMRRKVQSIIVHKNYAAHKHEDDIAVVKLSTPIVFSNEVHRVCLPDATFEVLPKSKVFVTGWGALKANGAFPNTLREVEIEIISNDICNQVNVYGGAVSSGMICAGFLTGKLDACEGDSGGPLVIAQDRNIWYLIGIVSWGIDCGKENKPGLYTKVTHYRDWIKSETNI from the exons ATGCTAAGAGATCTACCTGAGGGGAAAGGATCTGAAGATGTACCTTG TCTTACAGTTCTACTTGTTTTTAATATACAACTCTCTCTTAAAAGGCCAGAGACACTGGGTAGAAGAAAAAGTTCGTTGAAACCATGGATGATTGCTCTTATTGTCACAGCTATTGTGTTGGTTCTGGCAATAATTATTGGTCTCCTTATTCATTTCTTGGCATATG ACCAGAAGTCTCATTATTACCAGGCCTCCTTCCAGATCCCTAGTATTCAATATGATCCTGATTTTTCAGTAGAACACTCAACGTCTGGGACTGACATGAAACAAAAAGTCAATGATGAG atagATAAGATATTTCAAAGATCCAGTTTAAATCATCATTACATCAAGTCTCATGTCATCAACTTTAG GCCAAGTAATGATGGTTTGGAAACAGATGTATTGCTTAAATTTACTTCTAACAATGTGGACACAATAAAAAGGCAAGCTGATAACATTTTGCATCAGACGTTGAATTCAAATGAAACCTTCTTGAAGATAGACACTTCATTACCTTATCTTACAG TTATGAATGAAGAACAAGCAGAACACATTCTGAACAGCT GTTGTGGTTTAGGAAAGGAGTTGCCATCCATGGAAAGAATTGCTGATGGTGTTATTACAAAGAAAGGTGACTGGCCATGGCAAGCCAGCCTGCAGGTGGAAGGTGTGCACATCTGCGGAGCATCTGTGATCAGTGAGGAGTGGCTCCTGACTGCCGCTCACTGTTTTGATGT TTACAAAAACCCCAGACTATGGATGGCTAGTTTTGGAAGAACCCTAAACCCTTCACTGATGAGAAGAAAGGTGCAGTCAATTATTGTTCACAAAAACTATGCTGCCCATAAACATGAGGATGACATCGCTGTGGTGAAGCTCTCCACCCCCATCGTATTTTCCAATGAGGTGCACAGAGTCTGTCTCCCGGATGCTACTTTTGAAGTTTTGCCCAAGAGTAAAGTGTTTGTCACCGGATGGGGAGCATTAAAAGCAAATG gtgcTTTTCCTAATACTCTGCGAGAAGTTGAAATAGAGATCATAAGTAATGATATATGTAATCAAGTTAATGTATATGGCGGTGCTGTCTCATCAGGAATGATCTGTGCTGGATTCTTGACAGGAAAGCTAGATGCCTGTGAG gGTGACTCTGGAGGACCTCTGGTTATTGCACAAGATAGAAACATCTGGTATCTTATTGGAATAGTAAGCTGGGGAATAGactgtggaaaagaaaacaagcctGGACTTTATACCAAAGTGACTCATTATCGGGACTGGATTAAATCTGAAACTAACATCTAA